In Mycoplasma sp. OR1901, the genomic window AAGAAATTATTAGTTTTACTTCAATAGAACTTTTTATCAACTTTGTTACTTTCAAAGAAATCTGCTTTTTTAGCGAATGCTTGATCGATGTAATCATAAATTTCTTTTAAATTTAATTTATTATTGTTATTTGAAAGGTTATAAATAAATGAATCAAAACCGTATTGTAAATTAAGTCTAAAGTTTTTGCCTATTTTATCTGTGTTAAAACTTAAAATTTTACTTCATATTTCAGGTTTATTATTTAAATCATGATTATAATATTTTTTAACTTCGGGATCTGTTATATCTTCACCATTTGGATGGATATAATCAATTCCAAAGAATAAATAAGATGTATTGAAGAATATTGAATCATTGATATTATTTTTGAAATCTGACAAGTAATTATAAATATTATCTTTAAATTCTTTGTTTTTATTTAAATATCATTCGTTGTATGTTTTTTCTAAGTATTCATTTGATTTTTTAACATCAATTGAATTTGAAGGGTTTTTTACATCTTCTGAATTTCTAGGTACTTTATTATTTGAGCTTAATATATTTTTATTCTCATCTAGTTTTAATAATTCTTCGTTAAAGCTTCATAATAGAGCTGAAATATAATGATCTCTAAAGTCACCAGATTTCATCTTATTTAAATCAGAAATACTTAATTCATTATTATCATTTTTCGCTTTTAATTCATTAAGTTTTTCTTTAAAAATATTTTTTATATTTGTAATATCTACCGTTTTGTTTTTAATTGCATCTGGAGTAAATTTCTCAAAATTATTAAGTAATGCAACATAATATTCTTTAAATTTTAAATATTCTTCATCTTTGCTTAATATATCTCAAATTTCACTAGTTGGTTTATGAGATTCGACTAATATTTCTTGGGCATCTAAGGCTGTAGCCATGTAAATTTCTTTAATAAAGTTCTCAGAATAAACTAGTTTTGCAAGATCTAATAATTTCATTTGATCGTTAGTAGATTCGATTAATTCATTTAAGTTTTCAAACTGCTTTTCAAAGATTTCGGTTGATAAAGAATTTATATCATTTAATATTTTTGAAAAATTGTTTGAGACTCTGTTAAAAGTTTTAAATGTCTCAATTTGATTGTTATTATACAACTTGTAGTTTTGTAAATTATCTAATCAATATCAATCAGAATTAACAGTATCGGTTTCTAATATAGATTTATCATTGTAATATTTAGATTTAGAATCAATTTTTGGAATATCTCTATAGTAATTATCTGTAAGTCATTTATATCGGTTATTTTCGACCAACTCTTGTTTTCGACCAAATCTAAAGTGGTCTGTAGCTATATGATATTTATCCATTGTATAATTAGAAAATAGTCATTGGTTAATTATTTTTTCTAATTTTTCTAAATTACTTAGCTCAATTTTGTTGAAGTTAGTTAGAAAATCTTCATCATGTGACATTTTGTTTAAAAAGCTAATTAAACCAGTTTTGGCTTCGACAATATCATTAGGCAATTTTATCTTGTCTTGATCTTCAGTTTTTGTATCATTATATATTTTTATAAAATCAAATATGTATGCATTCTTTTCATCATCAACATTGTAGTTTTCAAAATTATATACTAGATATCTTGAAATCCCTTCTTCAATTGTTTTATTCTCTTTTGAGTAAAAAATATTAAGTTTGTCAAAAGTATTTTTAATTTCTTGAACGTTATTTTTAATTTGATTTTTACGTAAATTTATTTGTTCAGAAGCGTATAATACTTCGGTTTTCTTATCTAAAGTAATTGTTAAAATAGCTTGAATATTATTAACATTTGTTTCGTTCTCGAGTGATTTTTTAGCTAAATTAATATAAGTGTTAGCTTTTTTAGTCACCTCATCTAAAGCAGGATCATTTGTTTCTGTTTCAATTTTTTGAATTTCATTTATAGCGTTATTAAGTTCTTTAGTTACATTTTCTCTTGCTATATTTGCAGGAACATTGATGATTTTGTCTTTTAATTTTTCTTCTTCAACTTCATCTACTTTTTTAGCATCTTCTATTAAGTTATTTATTTCGTTAATTTCACTTAATATTTTTTTGTTATCTCTAATTGTTGTTTTTAAATTCTTGGTTGTATCATTTAATTTATCTTGCAATTTAGTTATTTTTGCATTTTCAACATCGGATGAATTATTTCTTATAAAATCTTGAGCATCAAGTAATTTCTCTGCTAAAGAGTTAATAAGTAAGGTTTTATAGTCTATGCTTACATCATTAGGATCTTTCTCGTTTAAATTAATATACCTATGTAAATCTTTTTGCTTTTTATGTCTTAGCATTACAAGAGCTGTAGTTGTAGCTGAAATACTTAACATAGCAGTACCGATTAACAGTAATTTTGTTATTTTATTTCTCTTCATTTGTTTCCTTATTTGATTTATTAGTTTTTCTTTTATATTTTTATTATATCATTTTATGAATTTAACCCGATTTTGTGGTTAAAACCCGGTTTTTTATTTATTTTTTTCCATTTTTTTAAATTAAATTTATATTATTCCCCTTCAAAAAATATTCATTTTAAAGCTATTTTTATGTAACTTTATCATTCTATTTTTTTGAGTAAAATAATGTATAATTAAAATATTAGATTGATAATAGTTATTTACACTTTAAATAAGGGGTTTTATGGACAAAGTTTATAATCACAAAAAAGTTGAAAATGGTATTGAACAAAAATGAAGAGATAAAAGATTTTTTATGGATCATAACGTAAAAAATAAACCATTTTCTATATTATTACCTCCACCAAATGTTACTGGAAAGTTACATATTGGACATGCTTTAGATTCTTATATACCAGATACAATTATTAGATATAAAAAACTTAAGGGTTTTGATGTTCTATGATTACCTGGTATGGATCATGCTGGAATTGCTACCCAATCAAAAATAGAAGATATTCTATTTAAAACAACAGGACAAACTAGACATGATTTAGGTTATGAAGCATTTATTAACAAAATTTGAGAATGAAAAGAAGAATATGCTAACTATTTTAGAAACCAATGACAAACATTAGGTTTAGCGTTAGACTACTCAAAAGAACGTTTCACACTTGATGATGAAAGTAATGAAGCTGTTCTAAAAGTTTTTGTTGATTTATATAACAAAGGACTTATTTACAAAGGAGTTCGTGCAGTTAGTTGAGACATAAAACTTCAAACAGCAGTTTCAAATATTGAAATTAATAATGTTCCTACTGAACAAAAAATGTTTTACATTAAATATTATCTTGAAAATTCAGATAAATATTTAACAGTAGCTACAGTACGTAGTGAAACTTTATATGGTGATGTTGCTTTAGTTGTTAACCCTAAAGATAAAAGGTTTACTGACTTAGTTGGTAAAAAGGTTATGCACCCACTTAGAAATGTCTTAATACCTATAATTGCGGATACTTATGTAGATCCTAAATTTGGTACTGGTGTAATGAAACTATCAACACACGCCGAAAGCGATATTGAAATAATTCAAAAACATGGTTTTGAATTAATCGAAACAATAGATAAATTTGGTTACTTAAATGTTCCTAATACTCAATTCGATAAAATGGAACGTTTTGAAGCTAGAGAAGCTATTGGACAATACTTAGACAAAATTAATATGCTTGAAAAGGTTGAATTAACCACATCAAATATTTCTGTTTCAGATCGTTCAAAAACAGTTATTGAAACATTAATACTTCCACAATGATTCTTAAAAATGGATACATTTAGAGATTCTATTTTAAAAGATCTTAAATCAAAAGATGGTGTTAAATTCTTACCTAAGAAGTATAAAAAAACAATGAAACAATGAATGGACAAAGTTTACGATTGAACTATTTCAAGACAACTTTGATGAGGACATCAAATTCCTGCTTGATATAAAGATGGAGAAGTTAAAGTTCAAATTGAATCACCCGGTGACGATTGAACACGTGAAACTGACGTTTTAGACACTTGATTCTCTTCAGGTTTAGCTCCTTTTGTTTTCATGGGTTGACCAAAGAAAACAAACACTTTAAAAAGATATTATCCAACTAGTTTAATGGTTGCTGGTACTGACTTAATTTTCTTCTGAATTGCACGTATGTACTTTTTCGGTCTTGAGTTTATGGATGAAATTCCATTTAAACAAGTTATGCTACACGGACTTGTTCGTGATGCACAAGGTAGAAAGTTTTCAAAATCATTGAACAATGGAATTGACCCTATCGAAGTTATTGATAAATATGGTTCTGACGCTTTACGTTGAGCTTTAATTACCAACTCAACTCCAGGATTTGATCTTAAATTTTCTGATGACAAAATCGAAAGTGCTTGAAAAATAAATAACAAACTTTGAAATATTGCAAATTATATTAACGAATTACCTGAAAGTAGTTCTTCTGAAATGGTTGATGCAGATAAATGAATTCTAGATAAACTCTCATTATTATCAAAAAACATTAATCGTTTAATGAAAAAATATGATTTTACAGTTATAGGTTCTGAAATTTATAAATTTATTTTTAATGATTTAAGTAGTTGATATTTAGAGTTTATTAAAGTTAATAATAACAAAAAAACAACACTTGAAATCTTTAGAAAAGTTTTAGTGATTCTACATCCGTTTATGCCGTTTATAACTGACAGAATTCATTCAGAGTTATACAATAAAGAACTTTTAGAAACTAAATGACCTAGATTTTACAAAAAAGACAAGTCAAAATATGTTGATAATATTATTTTAGTTGTTAACGAAATTCGTAAGTATCGTGAAGAATATAACATTTCTAAAAAAGAAACTATTAGTTACTTCACTGATTTAGAATTAGATGATAATGCATATAACATTATTAATAAAATGACAAATTCAAATGTAAAAGAAAATAATGATTATTTAATTTCAATAAATGGTAAATCTTTATTTATTGTTGTTTCTGAAGATCAAAAACAACAGAATAAAGAGTCATTATTAAAGAAAATCGAGACAACAAAATTCGAAATAAATAGGGCTGAAAAAATTCTTTCAAATCAAAGGTTTGTTGAAAGTGCACCTAAAGAAAAAGTAGATGCCGAAAAACAAAAGTTAAAAATGCATCGTAGTAATTTAGAAAAATATGAAGAGGAATTAAAATGAAAATATTAAGTGGTAAAGAATTAGCAAGACAAGAAACTGAAAAATTAAAAGAACTAGTTAAGAAAATCGACCCAGATGAATTACCAGTTCTTTCGATAGTTCAAGTTGGTGATAATCCTGCTTCAACAAAATATGTAAATGCTAAATTAAGAAAATGTGAAGAAATCGGAATTAAAGGTGTATTACATAAATTCCCAGAAACAATAAGTCAAAATTCATTGCTTAAAAAATTAGACATAATTAATGAGGATTCTACTGGTGTTATTATTCAATTACCTCTACCAGATCACATTCCACAACAAGTTATTTTAGATGCTGTCCCAACAACTAAAGATGTTGACGGATTAAGTAGTCGTAATGAATTTATACTATATAATGATATTGAAGAAAATCACTTTGTTCCAGCAACTGCACGTGCAGTATTAGAATTAATGGAACATTATGAAATTGACGTTAAGGGTAAAAAAGTTTGTGTGGTTGGTAGAAGTCACGTTGTAGGAAAACCACTTGCACACATAATAAAAAGAATGGGAGCAGATGTTGCTACATATAACGAAAACACTGGTGTTAAAGGTGTTGAAACAGGTGATATAGTTATAGTTGCAATTGGTGTTGCCGAATATTTTAAAGAACAAAATATAAAAGAAGGTGCAATAGTTATAGATGTTGGTACTAATTTAGATGCTCAATTAACTGAAAAATTAGTTGGAGACGTGGATGCTGAATCTGTTTCTACAAAAGCTTCAGCACTATCACCTGTTCCAGGTGGTGTTGGACCTATGACTGTTGTTTGTTTATTAAAAAACTTAATAGATATTTATAGATAATTAAAAAAGGATACAAAATGAGAAAAATAGCTATTTTAACATCTGGTGGTGATGCTCCAGGTATGAATAACGCCGTTAGAGCGGTTGTTAAAGGTGCTAAATCAAACGGTTTAGAAGCATTCTTGGTTTATGAAGGATATAAAGGTTTATATAACGATAACATTGTTAGTGCTGATAATGTAGATTTAGATTTATACTTAAATCAAGGTGGAACAGCAATTTATTCAGCTAGATTCCCTGAATTTAAAGACCCAGCGGTTAGAGAGGTTGCAATTAACAACCTTAAAAACAGAGGTATCGATGCTTTAGTTGTAATTGGTGGAGATGGAAGTTACCAAGGTGCTCAATTATTACATCAATCAGGAATTAAAACAATCGGATTGCCTGGTACAATTGATAACGATATCGCTTCAAGTGATTTTACAATTGGTTATGACACAGCATTAAACACAATTGTTGACGCAATTGATAAAATTAGAGACACAGCACGTAGTCACAAAAGAATTATGGTTGTTGAAGTTATGGGTAATGGGTGTGGTGATTTAGCACTTTACTCAGGTTTAGCAACAGGTGCCGAAATTATTGCTACAAAAGATTTCCAACCTTCAATGGATGAAATTGCAAACACAGCGTTAGAATTAACTAAACAACCTAACCGTAGAAGTGTTATTATTGTAGTTTCAGAAAAATGCTACGATATTAAAGAACTTGAAAAAGTAGTTCAAGCAAAAACTGGTTGAGATACACGTTCAAATCCATTAAACCACATTCAAAGAGGTGGAAAACCTTCAGCTCAAGAGAGAGTTTTAGCAACTTTATTAGGTTCTAAAGCGGTTGAGTACTTAATCGAAGGTAAATCAGGTTTAGCAGTTGGAATTTTAAATAATGACGTAGTTGGAATTCCTATTTTAGAAGCTTTATCAATGGAAAACGCTTCAAAAAGTAAAGCTGTTCAAAGAGCAATTAAATTCAATAAATTAAACCAATCATAATAATTTAGCAATTAACTATTTGTTAATTGCTTTTTATTTAAAAAATCAAATTTATTTTTGAAAAATACAAATTTATGTTATAATAATATTGATTCTTACGTAACGTAAGTGTGAGATTTATTTAATAAATCGCTTCTTGAGATATAACCCTCATTTCACGTAATAATTTGAATACCGCATATTTATGTGGTATTTTTTATTAATTTAAAGTTGTTTATTTGCACTATTAAACACACCTTAAGAAAGTAATTTTAATTTCATAATCAATCACAATGCTTATTCCATATATTTTCTGATAAAAATAACGTTTTTAATTTGTTAAATATATTAAAATAGATTTTTTTAATATATAATAATTTTATGAAGAAAAAAATTTCATATAAAGATATTGCAGAACAAGCAAATGTTTCTGTATCTACCGTTTCAAGATTTTACAACGACGGTTATGTTTCAAAAAAAGCAAGAGCAAAGATTACAGAAGCAATAGAAAATAACAATTTTTATCCTAACACAGGTGCTAGAATAGTCAGGGGAAGGGACAATTCGGTTTTTATTATTATGCCAATTTGAGCTCAAAACCTTTATTCTTCAATTGTTAGTGGTATTACAATTGCGTGTGCTCGTAAAGGTAGAAGGGTTAATACTACATATGCTGGTAATTCAACAAAAGAGTATATGGATGCTATTAGATATGCCTTTTCATGAAAACCTACTGCAATAGTTGTTTTTGTGCCTCAATATCACAAAGAGTTGTTTGATTTTCTAAAAGGTTTAGAAGACGTAACAGTTATTTTATATGAACATCAAGTTAATGGAATTAACTCAATTAAAGTAGATATTACAAAAGGTTTTTACACTTTAACAGAGAAATTACTTAATTCATCAGTGAATAGAAATGAAGATGGTTCTTTAGTTAGCAAGAAAGTTGCCTTTATAAGTGATGGTAGACTTTCAAGTACTCAAAAAACTGAAAGATATCAAGGTTTTGAACGTGCATGTGTGGATAATAATTATGAATATTATGAATATGCTTTTAGCTCTAAAAAAACTTTAGAAGATATATCACAAATTTCAAAGTTTTTAAGACAACATAATATTCATAATATAGTTTGTTCAACCCATGAAACATATGTCGCTTTAGCTCAAGCGTTAGGAACAAAAGAATACAACTACACTGATATTGGATATCAATCTATTTATGATAATATTAAAAAATATGTTGTCAAAATTTTTATTGATTACCCAAGTTTAGGCTTCAAAATAGAAGATATGATTACAAAGAGTAAGATGAATAATGAAGTCTTAACAAAAACAATACCAATTGAAATTATTGGAACTGCAAAAAGATAAAACTTTTTGGTTTATCTTTTTTTAATTACAAGGAGGACAAATGAAAAATAAAAAATACAAAACGATTTTTGAGTTTCTTACGCCAATAGTTTGAAACGTAAAAGACGAAAAACACGATAGAAAAAACATATATAAAACACAATTAAAAATATTTAAATTTGTTTATATATTATTAGTAGTTTTAGCTTCATTAGTATCAATTTTATCAATTGCTACTACAGGTAAAACATTTAGCCAAGGTTGAAAAAACTTTATTACAATACTTCAAATATTTACATTCTTTTTCTTTATAATGGATTATGTATTACACTTTTTAACCTATAGGACATATAAAAAAATAGATAATAAAACGATGGTTTATAAAAGTTCTTATAAGTTCATATTTTCACTTAAAGGTATTGTAATATTTCTCTCAATTTTATCATCCTTACATATTATTGAGTACTTTATTGTATTAGATTCAACTTCACAAAAGGCATTTGAGCTTTTCAAATTATTAAACTTTTTTAGATTTGCAAGACTATTTTGAGTATTAACAATTTTTACACCATTTGCAATAATAATTGCAGCATTCAAAAAGCAGAAAAAAGTGTTAAGCTATGTTTTACTTTTAACTATATTATTAATATTTATTTTTGCAATTATAATTTGAAGTAACGAAATATCTTACTTAGAAGAACAAAGAAATAGTTTCTTATTATCAAAAGGAGTAAATCCAAAAGAGATATACTGAGATATTTACCTTGATGCTATTGGATCAGGAAACAAAGAGGTTTATTTAAAAAATAATTTCCCAGAATCTATGAGTGATAAAATAGCTCTATATGATGCAATTTATCCAGAATATGATTCACTAAAAGCGGGATATGTAGTTAGTTTCATAGATGCTTTATACTTCGCTACAATTACACTTACAACAATTGGTTATGGTGATTTATTACCTCATTCACCAATTACAAAAATTATAGTTTCGGTTAATGCTTTAGTTGCTTTAGCAATAATCGCAATACCATCCGGTATTATTGCTGGTTCTTTCTTAAATGAAATGCAAGAACACTTGAAAAAACCAAAAAAAGAAAAAAACAAAAATAAAAATAAAGAGAAGGAAGAAATTAATGATTAAATTAGGTTCACACATATCATTTAAAAGTCCTGGATATCTAGTTGATTCTGTTAAAGAATCAATCAAAAATAAAGCTAATACAATGATGATTTACTTAGGTGCTCCACAAAACACAAGAAGAGTTAGTGTTGATAAATTTAACTTGGAAGAATATGAAAAAGAGTTCGAACAATTTATTGCAAAAGAAGACATTGTGGTTCATGCACCTTATATTGTTAATCCTGCGTCATTAGAAAAATCTAGCTTTGCAAAAGAATTTTTAATTGATGAAATTAAAAGAATGAATTATCTAGGTTTAAAATATTTAGTTTTACACCCTGGAGCTTATACAGTTTATAGTGAACAAGAAGCTTTAGATGAGTTAGTTCAAAGTTTAAGATACATAATTGAAAACACTGAAGATGTAGTTATATGTATTGAAACAATGAGTGGAAAAGGGACAGAAATTGGAACAAATTTTGAACAACTAAAATTTTTACTTGATTTTGTTAATTCTGAACGTTTACAATTATGCTTAGATACTTGTCACATGTGAGATGCTGGTTACGACTTACAAGATTATGACGAATTTAAAAACGAATTAAAAAAATGAGACATTTTAAAAAATGTCAAAGTTATACATTTAAATGATTCTAAAAACGAAGTTTTTTCACATAAAGATCGTCATGCAAACATTGGAGAAGGTACAATTGGACTTGATACATTAAAGAAATTTGTACATGATCCTGATTTTGATAATATACCAATTATTTTAGAAACACCTATCCCTGAAGGTGGGCCTATTTATGATAAAGAAATTGAAATGTTACTAAATAAATAAAAAGTTTATTTTAAAGCAATTCAAATTAAAAAAAATATTTTTAAAAAAATAAAATTAAATTATAATATAAATACTATTTATACAATATTTAAATAAAACATGTAAAGGAGCATATTATGGCAAGAGAAGGTTATACATTAGTTTGTACAGTATGTAAAATGGAAAATTATATTTCTAAAAAGAACAAAAAAACTCACCCAGAAAAAATTGAATTAAATAAATTTTGTGCAAAATGTGGTGCACATACAGCTCACAGAGAAAAGAAATAATAATATTCTTGATGCTTTTAGCATCTTTTTTAATATTTTTATTTAAGGTTACATAATAATATATAATTTATATATACTATACGAAAGAAGGTAGAAGAAATGAATAGAACAAAACTTGATATTTTTTTCAAGAACAACCCAGAAGTGGATGCCCTTATATCTGAAGCTCCACAAACTAGATTATGATATGCTGGTGTTGAAACAACAGATGGTTACATTATAATTGAAAGAGATAAAGCAACACTTTTTGTTGATGGTAGATACATTGAATATGTAAGAGCAAATGCTAAAAACGTTGAAGTGCGTTTATTAGAAAGAACTAAAAATGGTAGTTCAATAAAAAGATTCTTTGATGAAAAACAATTTAAGAAAATTGCTTTAGAAAAAGATTACTTAATTAAAAGTGTAGAAAACTACTTGTTAGCATTAACAAATTTAACAGTAAATGACGTTGTGTGAGTTAGTGCTCAAGAACTTAGAATTTTAAAATCTAAAGAAGAATTAGAAATATTACAAGAAGCTGTAAATATTTCATTAAAGTCTTTAGAAGAATTAAAACAATGAATTAAACCAGGAATGAATGAAAAAGAAGTTGCTGCTAAATTAAACTATTTATTAAAAATGAATGGTGCAGATAAAGAAGGATTTGACGAAATCGTTGCTGCTGCAAAATATGCTTCTGAACCACACCATCATCCAAATAAAAACAATTTAATAGTAGATAACCACTTATTGAAAGTTGACTTTGCTGCAAGATACAAAGGATATACAGCGGATATCACAAGAACATTTGTTGTTGGTGATCCAGAAAAAACAAACCCTGAACTATTAAAAATTCTTAAAATAGTTGAAGAATCTGCTGCTGAAGGACGTAAAATAGTTCGTCCAGGAATTAAAGCGTCAGAAATTGATAGAGTTTGCCGTGAATACATTGAATCAAAAGGATACGGTCAATATTTTGTTCACTCTACAGGTCATGGTTTAGGAATAGACGTACATGAATTTCCAAGTGTTTCAGCATCTAGTGATGTTATTTTGGAACCAGGAATGGTTTTAACAGTTGAACCAGGTATTTACATCGAAGGACTTGGTGGAGCTAGAAATGAAGATGACGTAGTTGTAACTGAAGATGGATACTACGTATTATCAAAACCGGAGGAAAAAAAGAATAACTTCTTTTAATTCGGAGGAATGTATGGAATTTAATATTATTGATTTAGAAAACCTTAATGAAGAAAAAATTGATAAAGTATCAATTGACACTATAAAAAAGATAAGGAATTTTATAGAAACTAATACTGAAGATTTTTTAAAAATTAACTCATCAGAGCTAGCTGAATTACTTGATTTATCACAATCAACTATTTCAAGATTTGCAAAAGGGTTAGGGTTTAAAAGTTATTCAGATTTTAAGATATATGTATCAAAAAGGTTGCAATTAAAAAATGATACATATAACAATATAGATAACTCAGATATACTTTCAATTAACCAAGTGTTAACTAATATAAAAACACACTATATTTACTCTGTTCAAAAAACCGTCGAAAGATTTATGAGTAATAGTGATTTAATGAATTATATTAACACTATGAGAGAGAATAAAGTTAATGTTATTTTTGCTATTGGTGAATCTGGTATGGCAGGTCGTTATTTTTCTTGAAGTATCCGTAAAATAGGGTTTAATACTATTTTTGTGGATAACATTCACTCATTTTTTGGGTACTCAAGTTTAATAACTTCATATAAGAAAACACACGTAACAATAATTTCAAAAACAGCTAAAACTCTTGAAGTTAAAAATGTTATTAATTTTTTAATCAAGAATAATGTAAATTATTCAATTTGAACAAAAAATACAAAAATACAACCCGAAAATTGTAAAAACATATTACTTCTAGAAAGTATTGAACAAAATTATAGAATTATTCATATTGGTTCAAAAATTTCAGCATTTTTAATTAGTGATATTATTTTTTCTTACTTATCATCTCTTATAGACCAAAAGAAAATAATTTTCAAACAAATTAACAAACAAATAAATGAGTGAAATTCATTACTTCCTGATATTGAACAGAAGGAAGAATAATAGAAAAATATCAACATTTATTGTTAAATAATAATGATTTATTTTTAAAATAATTTTTAAAATTTATATAAAAAATCTTTTAATGCTTAATTGGAGTGTTAAAAGATTTTTTCTACCGTTACTTAAAATAAAATATTAATATATAATATTAAAGCAATATACTAACATATTGCCAAAGTGGGAGATATTTTAACTAATATCGTTTGACCACAATATCGAAAGGATACTTAAATATGGCAAAAAAAGAAATTCAAAGAATTGCTAAATTGCAATTCCCTGCTGGTAAAGCTAAACCAGGTCCAGCTTTAGCTGGAGTTGGTGTTAACATGCCAGAATTTACAAGAGCATTTAACGACGCAACTAGAGATAGAGGGGACGAACCAGTTCCTGTAAAAATTACTGTTTTCAAAGATAAAACATTTGAATTCCAATTATTCACAGCTCCTGCATCATACAAAATTAAACAAGCTGCTAAATTACAATCAGGATCAAAAAACTCTAAAACTACAATCGTTGCTACAATCACAAAAGATCAATTAAGAGAAATTGCTGAATACAAATTACCTGACTTAAACACAAATGATATTGACGCTGCTATGGCTACAGTTGCTGGAACAGCAAAACAAATGGGTGTTTTAATTGAAGGATATGATGATATTTTCAAAGCTAAAGCTGCTGCAAAAGCTGCTGCAAAAGCAGAAAAATTAGCACAACTTAAAGAAGCTGAATTAGAAGCTGACTTAGCTAACTTATCTGAAACAAAAGGTCAATCAATCGAAGTTAAAACAATCTCAGATGAAGAATCTGATGAAACAGAAGGAGATAACTAATTATGGCTAAAAGATTATCAAAAAACCTTAAAAACGCACGTGAATCATTCGATAGAACAGTTGCTTATGAATTAGAAGAAGCCATTGAATTAGCTAAAAAAACTTCATACGCAAAATTTGACGCTTCAATTGACTTAGCTTTTAACTTAAACTTAGACGTTCGTAAAGCAGACCAACAATTACGTGGTGCTGTATTACTTCCACACGGAACAGGAAAATCAATCACTGTATTAGTTGCAACAAACAATGTAGAAAAACAAAAATTAGCTAAAGAAGCTGGAGCAGATTTCGTATTAGACGGACCAGCTCTTGAACAAAAAATTAAAGAAAACGACTTTAACTTTGATGTTATGGTTG contains:
- the rplK gene encoding 50S ribosomal protein L11, giving the protein MAKKEIQRIAKLQFPAGKAKPGPALAGVGVNMPEFTRAFNDATRDRGDEPVPVKITVFKDKTFEFQLFTAPASYKIKQAAKLQSGSKNSKTTIVATITKDQLREIAEYKLPDLNTNDIDAAMATVAGTAKQMGVLIEGYDDIFKAKAAAKAAAKAEKLAQLKEAELEADLANLSETKGQSIEVKTISDEESDETEGDN
- the rplA gene encoding 50S ribosomal protein L1 encodes the protein MSKNLKNARESFDRTVAYELEEAIELAKKTSYAKFDASIDLAFNLNLDVRKADQQLRGAVLLPHGTGKSITVLVATNNVEKQKLAKEAGADFVLDGPALEQKIKENDFNFDVMVADPTMMPLLGKYGKVLGPKGLMPNPKTGTVTPTPEKAVEELKKGKANYRTDKAGIVHSLIGKTSMDTDKLVENAKTLISLIKKLKPAAVKGTYMLNLTVSASMGPSVKIKIEK
- the rpmG gene encoding 50S ribosomal protein L33, which gives rise to MAREGYTLVCTVCKMENYISKKNKKTHPEKIELNKFCAKCGAHTAHREKK
- a CDS encoding MurR/RpiR family transcriptional regulator, which encodes MEFNIIDLENLNEEKIDKVSIDTIKKIRNFIETNTEDFLKINSSELAELLDLSQSTISRFAKGLGFKSYSDFKIYVSKRLQLKNDTYNNIDNSDILSINQVLTNIKTHYIYSVQKTVERFMSNSDLMNYINTMRENKVNVIFAIGESGMAGRYFSWSIRKIGFNTIFVDNIHSFFGYSSLITSYKKTHVTIISKTAKTLEVKNVINFLIKNNVNYSIWTKNTKIQPENCKNILLLESIEQNYRIIHIGSKISAFLISDIIFSYLSSLIDQKKIIFKQINKQINEWNSLLPDIEQKEE
- a CDS encoding M24 family metallopeptidase — translated: MNRTKLDIFFKNNPEVDALISEAPQTRLWYAGVETTDGYIIIERDKATLFVDGRYIEYVRANAKNVEVRLLERTKNGSSIKRFFDEKQFKKIALEKDYLIKSVENYLLALTNLTVNDVVWVSAQELRILKSKEELEILQEAVNISLKSLEELKQWIKPGMNEKEVAAKLNYLLKMNGADKEGFDEIVAAAKYASEPHHHPNKNNLIVDNHLLKVDFAARYKGYTADITRTFVVGDPEKTNPELLKILKIVEESAAEGRKIVRPGIKASEIDRVCREYIESKGYGQYFVHSTGHGLGIDVHEFPSVSASSDVILEPGMVLTVEPGIYIEGLGGARNEDDVVVTEDGYYVLSKPEEKKNNFF
- a CDS encoding deoxyribonuclease IV yields the protein MIKLGSHISFKSPGYLVDSVKESIKNKANTMMIYLGAPQNTRRVSVDKFNLEEYEKEFEQFIAKEDIVVHAPYIVNPASLEKSSFAKEFLIDEIKRMNYLGLKYLVLHPGAYTVYSEQEALDELVQSLRYIIENTEDVVICIETMSGKGTEIGTNFEQLKFLLDFVNSERLQLCLDTCHMWDAGYDLQDYDEFKNELKKWDILKNVKVIHLNDSKNEVFSHKDRHANIGEGTIGLDTLKKFVHDPDFDNIPIILETPIPEGGPIYDKEIEMLLNK
- a CDS encoding potassium channel family protein; translation: MKNKKYKTIFEFLTPIVWNVKDEKHDRKNIYKTQLKIFKFVYILLVVLASLVSILSIATTGKTFSQGWKNFITILQIFTFFFFIMDYVLHFLTYRTYKKIDNKTMVYKSSYKFIFSLKGIVIFLSILSSLHIIEYFIVLDSTSQKAFELFKLLNFFRFARLFWVLTIFTPFAIIIAAFKKQKKVLSYVLLLTILLIFIFAIIIWSNEISYLEEQRNSFLLSKGVNPKEIYWDIYLDAIGSGNKEVYLKNNFPESMSDKIALYDAIYPEYDSLKAGYVVSFIDALYFATITLTTIGYGDLLPHSPITKIIVSVNALVALAIIAIPSGIIAGSFLNEMQEHLKKPKKEKNKNKNKEKEEIND